The Mastomys coucha isolate ucsf_1 unplaced genomic scaffold, UCSF_Mcou_1 pScaffold13, whole genome shotgun sequence genome has a window encoding:
- the LOC116087475 gene encoding interferon-inducible GTPase 1-like, which produces MRLVFAMPSPKKMKGIGPEEEGAAEVGVIETTMKRMSYKHPKIKTLTLWDLPGIGTQKFPPNAYLERVKFKEYDFFIIVSATRFSKLELDLAKAIKTMKKNYYFVRTKVDIDLENEKKVKPRTFEREKILKQIKTYSVNTFRENNMAVPPIFLISNYDLSDYDFPVLVDTLIKDLHAQKRHNVMLSLPDITEAVIDRKHKAMQQFIWLDAFMAEVRATLPVLGTLRDNDVEKLEKSLNHYREIFGVDDKSLELMAKNFQVPIGQLREIIKSPHLLKTNRKETLGENLLKYLKKFILANGRLLVGSLYFGKTFYLLFHFLDTVSEDAKVLLQWTYSKH; this is translated from the exons ATGCGCTTAGTCTTTGCAATGCCCtcaccaaagaaaatgaaag GGATTGGACCTGAAGAGGAAGGTGCAGCTGAAGTTGGGGTAATAGAGACAACTATGAAGAGAATGTCTTACAAACATCCCAAAATTAAAACATTGACTTTATGGGACCTACCTGGtattggaactcagaaattcccaCCAAATGCTTATCTGGAGAGGGTGAAATTCAAAGAATATGATTTCTTCATTATTGTTTCTGCCACACGTTTTTCAAAACTTGAACTAGACCTCGCCAAAGCAATCAAAACTATGAAAAAGAATTACTACTTCGTGAGAACTAAGGTGGATAttgatttagaaaatgaaaagaaagtcaaACCACGtacttttgaaagagaaaagatcCTGAAGCAGATCAAAACATATTCTGTGAATACCTTTCGTGAAAATAACATGGCTGTACCACCGATTTTCCTGATCTCTAACTATGATTTATCTGACTACGATTTTCCAGTCCTGGTGGACACCCTGATTAAGGATCTCCATGCTCAAAAGCGCCACAATGTTATGCTTTCCCTGCCTGACATTACAGAGGCAGTCATTGACAGAAAGCACAAGGCTATGCAGCAGTTTATCTGGCTAGACGCCTTCATGGCTGAAGTTAGGGCAACTTTACCTGTATTGGGCACCCTCAGGGATAATGATGTGGAGAAGCTGGAGAAGAGTTTAAACCACTATCGAGAAATTTTTGGAGTGGACGATAAATCCCTGGAGTTAATGGCTAAGAATTTCCAAGTGCCTATTGGGCAACTAAGAGAAATAATTAAGTCTCCTCATTTGTTGAAGACTAACAGAAAGGAAACATTAGGAGaaaatcttttgaaatatttaaagaaatttatattaGCTAACGGTAGGCTCCTTGTTGGAAGTCTTTACTTCGGAAAAACCTTTTATTTACTATTTCATTTCCTTGACACGGTGAGTGAAGATGCCAAAGTTCTCCTTCAATGGACATATTCAAAACACTAG
- the LOC116087474 gene encoding interferon-inducible GTPase 1-like translates to MSPQLHNTVLISHLFSNTPNDEDNGNLPSSFTEYFRNYKAETKIISEETTRSIELCLKKGDLQRAKSVISDALRVIDNAPINIAVTGESGSGKSSLINALRKVKHSGGSAAEVGVIETTMKIKSYEHPKVKNLILWDLPGIGTPKFQPHNYLEKVEFKKYDFFIIVSSTRFKQHEIDLAKAIRIMKKNYYFVRTKVDSDLQNEEKCHPQNFDRKNTLKQIRNYCLNNFTGSNIGEPEVFLISNYDLSDYDFPVLMDTLIKNLLAEKRHNFLLSMPNITEAAIQKKYNSTKQYIWLNALKDGVFATVPVVGILSDMDIEKLKKRLNFYQDLFGVDDESLTFMAKDAQVPVGQLKKKLKSPYLLEFKKEETLGGLLLKCLEKFASANGGLLATGLYFTKTYYLEFHFLDTVAEDAKVLLREAYSKK, encoded by the exons atgagccctcaactccataataCTGTGCTCATCAGTCAT CTCTTCTCTAATACACCTAATGATGAAGACAATGGAAATTTGCCATCCAGCTTCACTGAATATTTTAGGAACTATAAGGCAGAAACCAAAATCATTTCTGAGGAAACCACCCGTTCAATAGAGTTATGCCTGAAAAAGGGAGACCTTCAGAGGGCAAAATCTGTAATCAGTGATGCATTAAGAGTTATTGATAATGCCCCAATAAATATTGCTGTGACAGGAGAGTCTGGATCAGGGAAGTCCAGCCTCATCAATGCCCTGAGAAAGGTTAAACACTCAGGGGGAAGTGCAGCTGAAGTAGGGGTAATAGAGACAACCATGAAGATAAAGTCATACGAACACCCCAAAGTCAAAAATTTGATTTTATGGGACCTGCCTGGTATTGGAACCCCTAAATTTCAACCACACAATTATCTAGAAAAAGTAGAGTTCAAAAAGTATGATTTCTTCATTATTGTTTCTTCAACACGATTTAAACAACACGAAATAGACCTCGCCAAAGCAATCAGAATTATGAAAAAGAATTACTACTTTGTGAGAACCAAGGTGGACTCTGATCtacaaaatgaagagaaatgtcATCCACAAAACTTTGACAGAAAAAACACCCTGAAACAGATCCGAAATTACTGTCTGAATAACTTTACAGGGAGTAATATTGGTGAACCTGAGGTTTTCTTGATCTCTAACTATGATTTATCTGACTATGATTTCCCAGTCCTGATGGACACCCTGATTAAGAACCTTCTTGCTGAGAAGCGCCACAATTTCCTGCTTTCCATGCCTAATATTACTGAGGCAGCCATTCAAAAAAAGTACAACTCTACTAAGCAGTATATCTGGTTGAATGCCCTGAAGGATGGAGTTTTTGCAACTGTTCCTGTAGTGGGCATTTTAAGTGACATGGATATAGAGAAGCTGAAGAAGCGTTTAAACTTCTACCAAGACCTCTTTGGAGTAGACGACGAATCCCTCACATTCATGGCTAAGGATGCCCAAGTGCCTGTtggacaactgaaaaaaaaacttaaatctcCTTATTTATTGgaatttaaaaaagaggaaacatTAGGAGGATTGCTTTTGAAGTGTTTGGAGAAATTTGCCTCTGCTAATGGTGGGCTCCTGGCAACAGGTCTTTACTTCACGAAAACCTATTActtagaatttcattttcttgatacAGTGGCTGAAGATGCCAAAGTTCTCCTTAGAGAAGCATATTCAAAAAAATAG